The Actinomycetota bacterium genome contains the following window.
GGCCTGGCCGTGGCCGTGCTGATCGACGCCACCCTGGTCAGGACGATCCTGGTGCCGGCCGTGATGCGGCTGGTCGGGCGCTGGAACTGGTGGATGCCGGCCTGGCTCGACCGCTGGCTCCCGCGGATCGCCCTTGAGAGCTCGGAGGAGGACCGACCGGCCCCCCGGACTCGGGAGCCAGCCGGC
Protein-coding sequences here:
- a CDS encoding MMPL family transporter yields the protein GLAVAVLIDATLVRTILVPAVMRLVGRWNWWMPAWLDRWLPRIALESSEEDRPAPRTREPAGI